A stretch of DNA from Curtobacterium sp. MCBD17_035:
CACCAGACGCAGGCGGTCCGGCTGCCGGTCGACGACCATGACCTTCGCGGCACCCTTGATCGTGGCCGACAGTGCCGCCATCAACCCGACCGGGCCGGCGCCGTACACGACGACCGAGTCGCCCGGCTTCACCCCCGCGAGCTGGGTGCCGTGCCATCCGGTGGGGAAGATGTCCGACAGCATCGCGTAGTCGTTCTCCTTCTCGACCGAGTCCTCGCCGAGACGGAGTGCGTTGTAGTCACCGAACGGCACGCGGAGGAGCTCCGCCTGCCCGCCGCGGTACGGACCCATGTCCGCGTAGCCGTACGCCGCACCGGCCGTCTCCGGGTTCGGCTGCGTCGTCAGGCAGAAGCTCGACCAGCCGCGCTCGCAGTTCTTGCAGAAGCCGCAGGCGATGTTGAAGGGGAGGACGACGCGCTCGCCGACCGAGACCTTCTCGACCCCGGAGCCGACCTCGATCACCTCGCCGAGGTTCTCGTGACCGAAGACGCTACCCGGCTCGATGTCCGTCCGGCCGTCGTACATGTGCAGGTCCGACCCGCAGATGTTCGTGGCGGTCACCCGGATGAGGATGTCGGTCGGCTTCTCGATCCGGGCGTCGGGGACGTCCTGGACGCTGACGTCGCGCGGTCCGTTGTAGACGACTGCTCGCATGGTGCTCCTCCTGTTCGTCGCCGGACGACGGGAACGCCCGGCCCCCCGGGACGGTACGCGCGGTGCAGGTCGAATCCGGTCAGGGTGTGTCCCCCGCGAGCGGTTCAGGAGGGCGACCAACGCGCCCGACGCATGTCGACCCTCCAGGTCGGGGTGCCCGGCCGGAGCGGGGTCCCCTCGGTACGCCAGTGCTCGAGGGCCCGGGCCTCGTGCTCGACGGGCGGCAGACCCCCGGCGCGGACGACGCGCCACCACGGCAGACCGTGGCCCTCGTGCGCCATCACCCGGCCGACCTGCCGCGACGCCCGAGAACCGAGCACCGCCGCGACGTCACCGTACGTCATCACCCGTCCGGGCGGGATGCCGCGGACCACATCGGCCACCGCGGCGCCGAAGTCCGTGCCGGGGTCTCCGGGCTCGTCCACCACCGGGTTCAGAGTGTCAGGGCGGCGAAGTGCTCCCCGTACTGGGTCTCGCCGATGACCTGGAACCCGATCGCGCGGAAGAACGGCTCGGGGCCGTCGTCGCCGGGCTCGAACATGACGGTCAGCCGGTCGAACCCGCGCGAGCGAGCTTCCTCTGCCAGGCCGTGCACGGCGAACCGGCCGACTCCGCGGCCCTGGGCCGAAGCGGCGACGTTGAGCCGCCAGATGCAGCTGCGGAGCTCCTCCTGGCTGTTCTCGGCGTCGAAGTTCCCCATGATGAACCCGACGACCTCGTCGCCGTCGAGCACCACGCGCGGCCAGGCCGTCGTCGGTCGGACGTAGGCCTCGGCGATGGAGTGCGACACCGGCTGGACGTACTGCTCCTGCCCTGGCTTGAGCGTGAGCGAGTTCGCCGCGACGATCGTCGCGGCGGAGAGGGGCTCGAGGCGGAGGTCCGTCATGCCGGTCAGGGTAGCGGTGCTCCTGCGAGCGGACCAGAGGGGCTGCCACGAGCTTCCGGAGAACCAGGACGCCCGGGCGTGGCGGGTCGGGCGATAGGGTCGGCCCCGGACGAACGGAGGAGCGATGGCCGAGCATCGACGCGGTGCCAACCTCCCGGCCATCGGCGGGTTCAACCGCACCGTGGTCCTCGACGCGATCCGCCGGAGCACCGACGGGCTGAGTCGCGTCGAGCTCGCCGACCGCACGGGGCTCAGCCCCCAGACCGTGTCCAACGTCACCCGGCACCTCATCGACGCGGGCATGGTCGTCGAGTCGGGCACCGTGGTCGCGGGCCGCGGCAAACCCCGCACGATCCTCCGACTCGAGCCCACCAGTCGGTACGCCGTCGGTGTCCACGTCGACCCTGCGGTCGTCACGAGCGTGCTCCTCGACCTCACGGGGGCGGTCGTCGCCGGGGCGAGCGTCCCGACGCCCTCCGCGGCGAACCCGGACGACGTCGTGTCGACGATGGCCGACGCGGTCGAGCGACTCGTCACCGACGCGGGCGTGGACCGCGCGGCGGTGCTCGGCGTCGGGGTGGCCTCGCCCGGACCGATCGACCCGGAACGGGGCGTCGTCCTCGACCCGCCGTTCCTGCCCCGGTGGCGGGACGTCCCGGTGCGCGACGCGCTCGCCGCGGCCACGGGCCTCCCGGTCCTGCTCGAGAAGGACGTGACGGCCGCCGCCGTCGGCGAGATGTGGCTGACCGACGAGGCGTCGGCCCGGAACTTCGCCTTCGTGTACTACGGCACCGGGTTCGGCGTCGGGCTCGTGATCGACCACGAGCCGCTCCGCGGAGCGGGCGGGAACGCCGGCGACGCCGGCCACATCATGATCGACCAGGGCCTGCTGGCCGAACTGCCCGAGGGACCGGCCGCGCGCCGGATGTCGGACCGTGGCAGCCGGGGGGTCGGCACCGCGCCGGTGACGACCCGGGCCACCCGGTCGGGGGAGGGCCGGGCCGAGGTCGGCGACACCGTGACGCCCGAGCGCCTGGTCCGCTTCGGCGCCGCGGCCGGACTGGACATCGGCGCGCCCTGGGCGACCGGGGACGGCCCCACCGAGGTGGCCGCGGTCGACGCCGCGTTCTCCGAGCTGTCGGCCCTGGTCGCGGAGGGCGACCCGATCGCGCGGGCGATCGCCGCGGCGGCCGGCACCGCGATGGGCCGTGCGGTCGTGGTCATCGTCAACCTGCTCGACGTGGACCGCGTCGTGTTCGGCGGACCCTTCTGGTCGCGCATCGCCGTGGAGGCCCTGCCCGCGGCCGCGCAGGCGATCGCGTCGTCGCCGGTCCTCGTGGCGAAGCACCCCGTCGTGGTCGAGCAGAGCGAGATCGACGAGGACGTCACCGCCGTGGGAGCGGCGTGTCTGGTGCTCGACACGACGTTGTCGCCCCGGGCCTCCACCCTGCTCATCGACCGCTGAGCGCCGCCCCGGCCGCCGGTCGGCCAGGCAGCCCCCTCTCCGCGAAATCGCACTCGTTGTCGCTCTGAGCGCGTGCTGAACGGCACCGAGTGCGATCTCGCGGGATCGGGGCGAAACGCACCCCCGTGGTGCTTGACAAGCATTAAGTCCATACGGTGGACTAATCGCGGACCGGGCAAGGGAGCCCGAAGCGTCCTGTGGAGCAAAGGAGCACCATGAAACGCCCTCGTCTCATCGCCGCGGTCGCAGCAGCAGCGGTCGCAGCCCTGGCCCTGGCCGGGTGCAGCAGCTCGGGATCCTCGAGCAGCGACACCATCAAGATCGCGTACCAGAAGTTCGGCAGCTTCCAGCAGCTCGACCACCACATGAAGGACGTCAAGGCGGCGTTCGAGAAGAAGTACCCGAACATGACCGTCGACCTGGTGCCGATCCAGGCGCAGGAGAACGACTACTACACGAAGCTCGCGCTCATGAACAAGGCGTCGGCCACCGCGCCCGACGTCATGTACGAGGACACCTTCCTCGTCAAGGCGGACGCGCAGGCCGGGTACCTCCTGCCGCTCGACAAGTACACGGCCAAGTGGAGCGACTGGAGCAAGTTCTACACGAACGCCAAGCAGGCGGGGCAGGGCGTCGACGGCAAGACCTACGGCGTCCCGATGGGCACCGACACCCGGGCCCTCTGGTACAACAAGGACATCTTCAAGAAGGTCGGGCTGCCCGTCCCGTGGCAGCCGAAGACCTGGCAGGACGTCCTCGACGCGGCGAAGACGATCAAGGCCAAGGACCCGAGCGTCATCCCGTTCCACATGTACTCGGGCAAGCCGCAGGGCGAGGCCTCGACCATGCAGGGCTTCGAGATGCTCCTGTACGGGGCGGACGGCAAGGGCAACACCCTCTACCAGAACAAGAAGTGGGTGACGGGCTCGAAGCAGTTCGTCGACGCGCTCCAGTTCGTCAAGGACGTCTACCAGGGCGGCCTCGGCCCGACACCGCAGCAGGAACTCGACCCGAACGTCGGCACGACCGTCGCGAACACGTGGCTGCCGAAGGGCCAGCTGGCGATCGACCTCGACGGTTCGTGGCAGTCCGGCACGTGGCTGAAGACCGGGACGGCCCCGTGGTCGCAGTGGTCGAGCGTGCTCGGTCAGGCGCCGATGCCGACGCAGAACGGCCAGGCCCCGGGCTACAACAGCATGTCCGGTGGCTGGACGCTCGCGGTCGGGGCGCATTCCGGGAACCCGCAGGCCGCGTTCAACTTCATCACGATGGCGTTGGACAAGCAGGGGTCGCTCAAGTACGACATCCAGAACAGCCAGATCGCGGTGCGCAGTGACGTCGCCGAGGACCCGACCTACGACGCGTCCAACCCGACGTTCAAGTTCTTCTCCGGACTCGTGGAACACACGAACTTCCGCCCGGCGACGAGCGACTACAGCCAGATCTCGAACGCCATCCAGGTGGCCATGGAATCCGTGATGACCGGGCAGCAGACGCCGAAACAGGCGGCTGCGACCTACGACAAGGCGGTGATCGGGGTGGTCGGTCAGGACCACACCGTCCAGATCAAGTAGGTAGGCCGGCCGGGAGGTGCGGTGCCAGCCCGCACCGCGCCTCCCGGCCCGACCCGGTCACCCCACCCCACCGGCCACGACCCAGCGAAGAGGCGGTATCCCGATGGCAACCCAGATCGCGCCGGCCCTGCCCGGCACCCGCGGACCCCGACGAACGGACCCGCCCCGGCGGCGGAGTGGACACGGCCTGCGCACGGCCGCACGGGCGACGCCGCTCGTGCCGGCGATGGTCCTCATCGTCGTGTTCCTGGTCGGGCCGATCATCTCGTCGTTCTACGGCTCGTTCACGAACTCCGCGCTCACCGGCGCGGCCGCGTCGAGCCAGCAGTTCGTCGGACTCAAGAACTACGTCGACCTGTTCCAGGACAAGGACTTCCCGAAGTCCGTGCTGCTGACGCTCGTGTTCCTCATCGGCTCCGCGGTGATCGGGCAGAACGTGCTCGGCCTCGGCCTGGCACTGCTCATGCGGGAGGCGAACCGGGTGATCCGGGCACTCGTCGGCACCTTCGTGGTGGCCGCGTGGGTGCTCCCCGAGATCGTCGCGTCGTTGGCGGCCTACGCGTTCTTCAACGACAAGGGCACGCTCAACACGTTCCTGTCGATGATCGGGATCACCGGCGCGAACTGGCTCTACACGTACCCGATGATCGCGATCATCCTGGCGAACATCTGGCGCGGGACCGCGTTCTCGATGCTCGTCTACTCGGCGGCCGTGCAGGAGGTCCCGGACGAGATCACCGAGAGCGCCGAGGTCGACGGTGCCACCGGCTGGCAGCGGCTCGCGTACATCACCCTGCCGGTCATCCGGCGGAGCATCTCGACGAACCTCATGCTCACCACCCTGCAGACCCTGTCGGTGTTCACCCTCATCTACGTGATGACCGGTGGCGGCCCCGGCACGAACAGCTCGACCCTGCCGATCCTGGCGTACCAGGAGGCGTTCAAGTTCTCGCAGCTCGGGTTCGGGACGGCCATCGCGACGATCCTCCTCATCGTCGGCGCGGTCTTCTCGATCGTGTACATCCGGGCGCTGAAGCCGGAGGTGGACTGACCATGGCCATCACGATCGACCAACCCACGGCCACCGTGCCGGGGAACGCGCGCACGGGTGCCCGCGACCACGCCCGGTCGCTGCACATGACGAGCCCGGGGCACCGGACGATGCGCTGGGTGGCGAACGTCGTCCTGGCGATCGTCGCGATCTGCTTCGCCGTGCCGCTCGTCTGGCTCGTCCTCGCATCGTTCGACGCGAGCGCGACCCTGAGCGTCAAGCTGCCGACGCACTTCACCCTCGACAACTTCACGAAGGTCCTCACGCCGCAGCTCGCGTTCGTGCCGTTGCTCAACAGCCTCATCCTGTCGGGCGGATGCGCGATCGTCACGGTCGTCATCGCGATCCTCGCCGCGTACCCGTTGTCGCGCTACCGGATGCGGGTCAACAAGCCGTTCCTGTACGGGATCCTGTTCGGGACGGGCCTGCCGATCACCGCGATGAT
This window harbors:
- a CDS encoding glutathione-independent formaldehyde dehydrogenase → MRAVVYNGPRDVSVQDVPDARIEKPTDILIRVTATNICGSDLHMYDGRTDIEPGSVFGHENLGEVIEVGSGVEKVSVGERVVLPFNIACGFCKNCERGWSSFCLTTQPNPETAGAAYGYADMGPYRGGQAELLRVPFGDYNALRLGEDSVEKENDYAMLSDIFPTGWHGTQLAGVKPGDSVVVYGAGPVGLMAALSATIKGAAKVMVVDRQPDRLRLVESIGAIPINDAEVDPVQAVLDQTMGLGADAGVEAVGYQAHDPEGNEQPNLVLNRLIASVRFTGGIGVVGVYLPQDPGASDELAKNGQIALDYGTFFFKGQHMGTGQAPVKRYNRQLRDLIAAGKAEPSFIVSHDLPLDQAPDAYRHFDARDEGWTKVVLHPASA
- a CDS encoding MGMT family protein, with translation MDEPGDPGTDFGAAVADVVRGIPPGRVMTYGDVAAVLGSRASRQVGRVMAHEGHGLPWWRVVRAGGLPPVEHEARALEHWRTEGTPLRPGTPTWRVDMRRARWSPS
- a CDS encoding GNAT family N-acetyltransferase translates to MTDLRLEPLSAATIVAANSLTLKPGQEQYVQPVSHSIAEAYVRPTTAWPRVVLDGDEVVGFIMGNFDAENSQEELRSCIWRLNVAASAQGRGVGRFAVHGLAEEARSRGFDRLTVMFEPGDDGPEPFFRAIGFQVIGETQYGEHFAALTL
- a CDS encoding ROK family transcriptional regulator, coding for MAEHRRGANLPAIGGFNRTVVLDAIRRSTDGLSRVELADRTGLSPQTVSNVTRHLIDAGMVVESGTVVAGRGKPRTILRLEPTSRYAVGVHVDPAVVTSVLLDLTGAVVAGASVPTPSAANPDDVVSTMADAVERLVTDAGVDRAAVLGVGVASPGPIDPERGVVLDPPFLPRWRDVPVRDALAAATGLPVLLEKDVTAAAVGEMWLTDEASARNFAFVYYGTGFGVGLVIDHEPLRGAGGNAGDAGHIMIDQGLLAELPEGPAARRMSDRGSRGVGTAPVTTRATRSGEGRAEVGDTVTPERLVRFGAAAGLDIGAPWATGDGPTEVAAVDAAFSELSALVAEGDPIARAIAAAAGTAMGRAVVVIVNLLDVDRVVFGGPFWSRIAVEALPAAAQAIASSPVLVAKHPVVVEQSEIDEDVTAVGAACLVLDTTLSPRASTLLIDR
- a CDS encoding sugar ABC transporter permease, whose amino-acid sequence is MATQIAPALPGTRGPRRTDPPRRRSGHGLRTAARATPLVPAMVLIVVFLVGPIISSFYGSFTNSALTGAAASSQQFVGLKNYVDLFQDKDFPKSVLLTLVFLIGSAVIGQNVLGLGLALLMREANRVIRALVGTFVVAAWVLPEIVASLAAYAFFNDKGTLNTFLSMIGITGANWLYTYPMIAIILANIWRGTAFSMLVYSAAVQEVPDEITESAEVDGATGWQRLAYITLPVIRRSISTNLMLTTLQTLSVFTLIYVMTGGGPGTNSSTLPILAYQEAFKFSQLGFGTAIATILLIVGAVFSIVYIRALKPEVD
- a CDS encoding extracellular solute-binding protein, which gives rise to MKRPRLIAAVAAAAVAALALAGCSSSGSSSSDTIKIAYQKFGSFQQLDHHMKDVKAAFEKKYPNMTVDLVPIQAQENDYYTKLALMNKASATAPDVMYEDTFLVKADAQAGYLLPLDKYTAKWSDWSKFYTNAKQAGQGVDGKTYGVPMGTDTRALWYNKDIFKKVGLPVPWQPKTWQDVLDAAKTIKAKDPSVIPFHMYSGKPQGEASTMQGFEMLLYGADGKGNTLYQNKKWVTGSKQFVDALQFVKDVYQGGLGPTPQQELDPNVGTTVANTWLPKGQLAIDLDGSWQSGTWLKTGTAPWSQWSSVLGQAPMPTQNGQAPGYNSMSGGWTLAVGAHSGNPQAAFNFITMALDKQGSLKYDIQNSQIAVRSDVAEDPTYDASNPTFKFFSGLVEHTNFRPATSDYSQISNAIQVAMESVMTGQQTPKQAAATYDKAVIGVVGQDHTVQIK